A genomic window from Silene latifolia isolate original U9 population chromosome 11, ASM4854445v1, whole genome shotgun sequence includes:
- the LOC141611741 gene encoding chalcone isomerase-like protein 2 produces MGNDVLVDDIAFAQETTLTKQLTLLGYGCTELEIHFLQIKHTAIGVYFEPAVVEDLQKWKGKSGKELTEDDEFFEALGAAPVESIVKVVVIKEIKASQYGTQLEGAVRDRLAAVDKYEEEEEAALEKVAEFFPTKYLKKNSFFTFKFFPSGTAEITMTAEEKEESKMVVENGNVVEMIKKWYLGGSRAVSPTTIECLANNISAELSK; encoded by the exons TGGGAAATGATGTGCTGGTAGATGACATTGCTTTTGCTCAAGAAACTACATTGACGAAACAACTGACACTTTTGGGTTACG GATGCACTGAACTTGAGATACACTTTTTGCAAATAAAGCACACAGCCATTGGAGTCTACTTTGAACCAGCTGTAGTAGAAGACTTGCAGAAATGGAAGGGTAAATCAGGAAAAGAACTCACTGAGGACGATGAATTTTTCGAAGCTCTTGGAGCTG CACCTGTGGAATCAATAGTGAAAGTGGTGGTGATCAAAGAAATCAAGGCTTCACAGTACGGGACCCAGCTCGAGGGCGCTGTCAGGGACCGCCTAGCAGCAGTCGACAAgtatgaagaagaagaggaagccGCCCTTGAGAAAGTTGCCGAATTTTTTCCTACTAAATACCTTAAGAAGAACTCTTTCTTTACCTTCAAATTCTTTCCTTCAGGAACTGCTGAG aTCACAATGACCGCGGAAGAGAAAGAAGAATCGAAGATGGTGGTGGAAAATGGGAATGTGGTAGAGATGATCAAGAAATGGTATCTAGGTGGGAGTAGGGCAGTGTCTCCTACAACCATAGAGTGCTTGGCTAATAACATCTCTGCTGAATTATCGAAATGA